Part of the Lagenorhynchus albirostris chromosome 19, mLagAlb1.1, whole genome shotgun sequence genome, ATGGACGCGCCCAGAGGGCAGAAACGGCCCTGCGCGGGGAGACCCGCGCCCCCCGAGTCCTCGCGCGCCGAGGCGGCTGCAGAGCGCTCCCCGCGGCGGCGCCCGACCCCGCGGCCTCCCGGAGGCCGGCGCACTCACGTGTGTCCGCAGCTGCCGATGGCCACGGGCCGATGGTAGACTTCCAGGCAGATGGGGCAGCTGTACTGCGCCTCCAGGCCGCTGTCGCCGCCCGCGGGCCCGCCCGGCGGCTGCCGCTGCTGAGCCGAGGCCACCAGGCTGCGGAACATCGCCATCCCCGGGGCccggcccgccgccgccgcccctgtCCCGGccaggcccggcccggcccggcctgcGCGTCACGGCCGCGCCGGCTCCGAGTTGGCGTCATAGGGAGCGCCCGCCCCCGGCCTGCGCGTCACGGCCGCGCCGGCGCCGGGATGACGTCATAGGGAGCGCCGCCCCCGGCCTTGCGTCACGGCCGCGCCGGCGCCTGGATGACGTCATAGGGAGCGCTCGCTCCTCGACCGCGCGTCACGGCCGCGCCGGCGCCTTGATGATGTAGTCGgggcgcgccgccgccgccgccgccgccgccgccgccgccgccgccgccgccgccgccgccgccgccgccgccgccgccgccgccgccgccgccgccgccgccgccccgtgACACGGAGCAGCCATGTGCGAGGTGGGCGAGGATTATCGGGAGCCCGCGCCCGCGGGGCCGCCGCCGCCACGGCCCTGGTAAGAGTTGGACGGCCGCACTCGCCGCTTTCTTTCCGGCGCTCCCGCAGACGGCGAGCCCTGCCCCGAGGGGCCGGCCCGCGCTTTACGCTCAGGGCCCCGGGAAGCCAGGAGACCGCCGAGGGCGGGGCCCAGGAGCCCCGGAACCTCAGCTCGGGGGTGGACCTCACTCCGCAGCACCCGGAGAGTGCCTGGCAAGCCCGTGGTAAACACTGTGCGCTCTCGCACCTCTAATTTTTGCAGCCAGTGGGACGGCTTCGCCCCTGACCAAGCTGTCCTTACAGGGAGGCGAGGAAAGTCGGCCTCCCTGTCTCTTCTACTCGCTGGCTCCACTTCTCCCTTCCAGGGCCGCAGAGAGCGAGTTGGCTCTGTTCTTGTGCCAGCCCCTGAGAGATTGAGCCCACTGAGCTGGCTTTAACAGACTGAAATCTCCCCAGGGTCCTGGTCTTTCCCCACAGTGGTAGTTTGGATAAGATACAAGCCGTGGTTTGTGtggttcccccccccccccgccccgggccccAGTGACCTCGTACAACAGTTTGGGGTGAGAAACAGGCTACGGTCTCCCTGAAGCCCCCGGGAGAGGGTTGTAACCTGTGTTCCTgttctctcccccctcccccccgcccacgTCTCAAGCCGTGAGCAAAAGTGTGTGAAGTGCAAGGAAGGCCTGCCTGTCGTGGTGATCCGAGCCGGAGATGCCTTCTGCAGGTGAGGCATGGAGGTGGCAGGCGACCTGGTACACGCGGTTTCACTCAGTAACCAGTACTGCCCCCATatctgtggctttgttttttttaaaaaaaaattattttattttttatttattttttgctgtgttgggtctttgttgctgcgcacgggctttctctagttgcggtgagtgggggctgctcttcattgcggtgcgcaggcttctcattgcggtggcttctcttgttgcagagcacgggctctaggtgcacgagcttcagtagttgtggcacgtgggcttcagtagttatggctcacgggctctagagcgcaggctcagtagttgtggcacacgggcttagctgctccgctgcatgtgggatcttcccggaccagggcttgaacctgtgtcccctgcattggcaggcggattcttaaccactgtgccaccacggaagtcctgtGGCTTTGTTTCTTGCTTTTGAAAGCATCTTACCACTTTACTCCTGCTTCTAACATCCTGCTGGCGTGTCTGTGTGCGTGCAGGTTTCTTGTGTGAATGCCATTCTCCCAACATCCAGCCATTGGTCAGGTGGCAGGAAGGTATTGATGGAGCTTACGGGGAGAGTTGGGAGTGAACGTGGAGCGTGGTGTGCGGGAGGAGCTCTTTGGGGCAGCTGGAACGCATATAGGGGCAGATTGGAGCATCCTGGGGTCTCTGGCAGGTGTTCTTCATGATGCTGTTTGActtgcgagagagagagagagagagagagagagagagagagagagagagagagatggaaggcGGGCTGTAGTCTTCTTCCAGCTCTGGGAGGACCTTTGGACAGCAGGGGCTTATTCCCAGAGAGGCCTGAGCATATTCGGTTTTATCTGAAGCTCTCTGTGGCCCTGCCACATCGCCCTTGAATCATAACTTCCAGTGTCTGATCACGTTCACTGGATTCatagctccacaagggcagggccTGTCTCCCGTTTTATACCTATGAATTTCTGGTGACATTGCATGCTTTGTATAGCGAGTGAACGCATGTTGAATGAGTGATGGGctcacatttttaaattggtCTTCCAGAGTACTGGACTCTGCTTTCTAAAAGTTTCCGGAAGAGAAACCGAAGGGACGGAATAAGTTGTTTTCCCTGGACTCTCGCATGCTTGCCCGTCTTTGGGGGGGCCTAGTAGACTTGGTGTGTGCCATCAGGAAGTACGTTTTAGGCAAGGAAGTCACCGCTTTAAGCACGTAAGAGCATCTAGAAACAATGAACTCTCCAGTCTGTTTGGAGAACTCACAGATAAGAAGACAGGCCGCAGCGACTCCTGCTGGGCCCagagctccccctcccccgcttGCCGAGTCCCGGGAAGAGAGGGGAGGCTGATTTTCCAGGTTGCAGGTTCTGCAAGCTAGGTTTTGAGCAAGTTTCCTCAGTGACGGAGAGGCTCAGCGTGTCGGAAGCCCTGGCCTGGCCCGACCCACAGGGCGCATGTGGCTGCAGGAGCCTGGTGGTGCTGGGGAGACGTGGGTGCAGCAGCCGCGGGGTCCTCGGTGCCGCCGCGAGCATCTGTGTCTGCTTGAGGGGCCTCCCCGGGCCCTGACCTTCCAGGAGTCACTCCCATGGCTGGTCTCCTGGGGTCCCGGAGCCCCAGTGATTTGCTGCTAAAACCGAGTTGAGTTACCATCCACAGAGGTGCCTCGGGGTGTTTGGTCGGCATTTCGTAAGTGGTGCCTGCTCGGGGTTGGGGGGACTGCTGTGATACCAGCACGTGCGTACAGGAAGAAGGAAGTAGATATGGGGGCAGAGCCCCAGGCTTGGGGCCGCTCCGCTCCCTGCTGCGCCGGGCACTGTTGTCCACCTTGGCTGCCTGCTGGGGAGCGAGCttgcgcgctctctctctctctctctctctctctctttcttccttcctttccctcctttccctttcttcccttttttcctttccttccttcttttctgtctgtctgtctttctctctctctttttttctctctcttctgtttctcctttccttccttcccatctttctgtcttttcgtctctttcctttctttcctttcttcttttttcctttttttcttacacttctttcttttgtttatattcaCCGTTTGTTAATTTATCTTGgccgtgctgggtcttagttgcggcatgcgggatctttgttacAGCATGCAGACTTcctggttgtggcatgtggacttttTAGTTGCCACATGTggattcttagttgcggcatgtgggatctagatccccgaccagggatcgaacctaggcccccggcattgggagcgtggagtcttacccactggaccaccagggaagtccttgtttctttgtttcttttttccctccctccctcttctcccttcccttcccttcccttcccttcccttgcttccttcccttcttctcatcccttgcggcttgcgggatcttagttccccaaccgggcgTGGaccccgggccacggcagtgagagcgccgagtcctaactgctggaccgccagggagctgccctggggagcttttaaacgTGGGTGCCTGGGTCTCACCTGATACATCCTGACGTGGTCGGCCTGAGTGATTCTCATGTGCGGCCAAGGCTAAGAACCTCTGACCTGGTGAGCCCCAGGCTCAGCTGGAAGGCTGGCCAAGaatgcagagtcccaggcccTGTTGAAGTTATGGTTCTCCGCGTTTGTGGGAGCCTCCTGGGCATTTCTGGAGGCCAGTGTGGGGCTTTAGGACGCTAGTCCCCTGACCCCACAGCCTGCTCAGTGCCTCCCCACGGGGGTCTTGGAAGGGGTCAGCTACTCTGCCTAGGGAAGGGTCAGGGTGGCCTTGCCCCGTGCATGCCCTTCCATCCCTTCCGCCAGCTGGGCCTGCCTGAGTAGCTGCAGTTCACAGTGGTGAGAATTGGGGGTGACCCAAGCGGGCCTTCCAGTGTGATGTGAGGCCCATCCTGGGGCAGCCACAGTTGGTGAGAACCCCTCACCCCTGGCTCCCCTTGCCAGTCTTTGGGCGCAGCCTCGACGTCAAGACAGTGCTTTTAAGGGTGGAAGTTGCTAGAAGAGAACGTAACCCGGCGGAGCGTTAGGCTGTCCTTCTACGAGGCAGGGGTGGACAGCTTCCCCATCCTCACGGCGGGCGGGTGGCCTGGGCGGTGTTGCCGCAGCTGCTGCTGCTCTGTGTTGCAGGGACTGTTTCAAGGTTTTTTACGTCCACAAGTTCAGAGCCGTGCTTGGAAAGAACCGGCTGGTCTTCCCGGGGGAGAAGGTGGGTGTGGCACCCCCCCCGCAGGTGGCCTGTCCCGGCCGCCTCCCTCACGCCTGCACTTGGGGGGTGGCCTGACGTccgtgggcggggctggggcatGTTGGGGGCGCAGTGCCTCCGGTGATGTTCCTTCTCCCCCAGGTGCTCCTGGCGTGGTCCGGGGGGCCTTCGTCCAGCTCCATGCTCTGGCAGGTCCTTGAGGTACGCCTGCACACCGTCCTGCACCCAGGCTGTGCCCGGTCGAGCTCCAGGGTGGGGGGCTGGCACTGAGGGGCTCTTgcttggggctggggggagaggccCACTCCCCAGCTAGGACACCCGAGGGCTCTGGGACGTGTGCACAAGAGGCACAGGCCCCCGAAGTGGTGTCCAGAGTGCCAGCCATTTCCCGGTTTAGCGCCCCATCCCTTTGCTGGACTGCGTTAGAAGCACGTTGCTGGGAAGCCGTGTGTGCCACGCCAGAGCGCCCCTCAGAGTGTCCCGGGGCCCAGGGCCCTCCCCGCAGTCCTGGTGGTGTGTCAGGACGGTGAAACGAGCAGGCGTTTCGGGGGCCTAGAGGGCCTGGTTCTGGCGGGGGGCAGGGTGGCTTCCCTGAGAAGTTTGAGGGGAGACCCGGAGGAGCCGGGGCGCGGCCGGGTGGCGGAGGGGCGCAGGGCGGAGACTGGCAGGGGGCGTGGGGGCGGCGCCCGGCAGGCTCAGCTTGGGCGTCGGAGGCCTTGGCCCGCGTGGGACATGCACGGATTCCCTGGGCTCTGTGAGGGGCTGTGGGCCGGTCTGTACCAGGGCTAACGGGAGGCGGCCCAGGGCTTCGGCACAGCGCTTCTGTGCTTGGCCTTCTGCGCTCGCCTCCTGGTCCCCTAGCCCTGGCCGGAGGCTGTGAGAGCAGCGGCCTGCCCCGGCTCTGTCCAGCGCCTGGCTGTGGACCTGAGGCCCTTTCATGTCCACCCCAGGGCCTGAGTCAAGATTCTGCCAAGAGACTGCGTTTCGTGCCAGGGGTTGTCTTCGTCGATGGTACGTGTCGCTGCTTCTCCTGGGCCGTGGTGCTCGGTTGGGCCCACTGACGGCTGGCGCTGTGCCCACACAAAGCCCTGGTGGGGGCGTTTCTCTCGAGATGATGCCCGTGTTCGACAGGCAGCACCGCTGCTGTCTTAAATCTCAGACCGTCCAGGTTTGGGCGGGAGCATCTGCCTGGCGTCTGTCATGGGGTCAAGGGCACTGAGTGAGAAGGGCGAGTTCTTTGCCCTTCTCTGCCCCCCTTTTTTCCCCAACCAAAACAGAGAACCCACCAGCCACTCTGAAAACGACCTGCAAGGACACAGGTCAGCGTCCAGAGACTGCTGCCCTCCAGGGTGCAATGGCCTTGGCCCTGACCTTGCTCTCCTTTCTGCCTGTGGTTCTCAGAGGGAGCAGCCTGTGGCCGGAGCCCGGAGGACCGAGCAAAAACCCTGGCCGAGGCGAAGCTGGTCCTGCAGACCGTCGGCTTCCCGTGGCACATCGTCGCCTTGGAAGAGGTGGGCAGGCTGTCCCTGCTAGAGCGCCCCGGGGTGACTGCTGGGTGTCCAAGAGGGGCGCCAGCCTGTTTCCCCACGTGGGGTGGGCTGGCCCTCACGCCCTCCCCCCCCGCAAATACACACAAGGTGTTCAGCCTGCCGCCGTCTGTGCTGCGCTGCTCTGCCCGGGAGCCGGTGGGGACCGAGGGAGCCTACAAGGCGGCTGTGGACAGTTTCCTGCAGCAGCACCATGCCCTGGGGGAGGAGAAGCAGAGCcggccctgcccccagcacccccAGGGCCGGGCTGGGCCGCCCACAGCCGGCCAGACTGAGGCTCTGTCCAGACTCTTCAACTCAGTGAAGACGCTGACGGCCAAGGAGGAGCTTCTGCAGACGCTGCGGTGAGTTCCCTGCCACCCCAGGGTGCCAGCCCTGTTCCTCCCACCCAGGTCCTGAGAccctctcccccctgccccccggaGTTCTGGGCCTACCCTACCTGGGCTCCTGagaccccctgccctgccctgcaggaCCCACTTGATCCTGCATGTGGCCCGGACCCACGGCTACTCCAAGGTGATGACGGGGGACAGCTGCACCCGCTTGGCCGTCAAGCTCATGACCAGCCTGGCACTGGGGAGAGGGGCCTTCCTCGCCTGGGACACGGTGCGCCTGCAGCTGCCCAGGGCCCCGTCCCCACCCTCCTGGCCCCTTTCTCTTGATGCGGCATCTCCTGAGTCGGGTTGCCCGTGAGGCGGGGGGAGCCCGTGACCCCCCCAgctggcagggaaggagggggtgCTGTGAGCCGGTCAGCTGCGGGCGGCAGGGAACgctgtgccccccgcccccagggcttCTCAGACGAGCGACACGGCGACGTGGTGGTGGTGCGGCCCATGCGCGAGCACACGCTGAAGGAGGTCGCCTTCTACAACCGCCTGTTTGCCGTCCCCTCCGTCTTCACGCCGGCCGTCGACACCAAGGTCAGCGGTGCCCGCGCCACATGTCATGCTCTCCGGGAAGGGGGGGCTCTCGAGGGAGGAGGGTGCCCAGGTGGGGGTCATGCACGTGGGGAGGGACAGTGGGGCAGCCTGACATTTGTCGGCGATGCTTTGTCTAACGACAGGGACGCTCGAGAGCAGGGGCCCTGGCTGGCTGCACCGCAGGCTCTCGGGCTGGTGTTGTAGAGAAGCCCGTGCTCCCTGCTCTCAGCGGGCCCTGACCAGCCCCCTTGTCTCATTGCTCCCAGGCCCCGGAAAAGGCCAGCATCCACCGGCTGATGGAGGCCTTCATTCTCAGGCTGCAGGCCCAGTTCCCCTCCACGGTCAGCACTGTGTAcaggtgggtgtgtgtgggtaCCGGGAGGGGGTCCTGGGAGGGAGTGGAGCCCCCCAGCCGACGgtgccctgtcccccacccccaggacgaGCGAGAAGCTGGTGAAGGCGCCCAGGGACGGCTGTGCTGCCGGCGCCCCCGGGCCCCGCTGCCTGCTCTGCATGTGTGTGCTGGACGTCGACGCTGCTGGTGTGTCCCTGCACAGGGTGCCAGGGGAGAGGCACCGGCGAGTGGGCGTGGGGGTTCCGC contains:
- the CTU2 gene encoding cytoplasmic tRNA 2-thiolation protein 2 isoform X1 translates to MCEVGEDYREPAPAGPPPPRPCREQKCVKCKEGLPVVVIRAGDAFCRDCFKVFYVHKFRAVLGKNRLVFPGEKVLLAWSGGPSSSSMLWQVLEGLSQDSAKRLRFVPGVVFVDENPPATLKTTCKDTEGAACGRSPEDRAKTLAEAKLVLQTVGFPWHIVALEEVFSLPPSVLRCSAREPVGTEGAYKAAVDSFLQQHHALGEEKQSRPCPQHPQGRAGPPTAGQTEALSRLFNSVKTLTAKEELLQTLRTHLILHVARTHGYSKVMTGDSCTRLAVKLMTSLALGRGAFLAWDTGFSDERHGDVVVVRPMREHTLKEVAFYNRLFAVPSVFTPAVDTKAPEKASIHRLMEAFILRLQAQFPSTVSTVYRWVCVGTGRGSWEGVEPPSRRCPVPHPQDEREAGEGAQGRLCCRRPRAPLPALHVCAGRRRC
- the CTU2 gene encoding cytoplasmic tRNA 2-thiolation protein 2 isoform X2: MCEVGEDYREPAPAGPPPPRPCREQKCVKCKEGLPVVVIRAGDAFCRDCFKVFYVHKFRAVLGKNRLVFPGEKVLLAWSGGPSSSSMLWQVLEGLSQDSAKRLRFVPGVVFVDEGAACGRSPEDRAKTLAEAKLVLQTVGFPWHIVALEEVFSLPPSVLRCSAREPVGTEGAYKAAVDSFLQQHHALGEEKQSRPCPQHPQGRAGPPTAGQTEALSRLFNSVKTLTAKEELLQTLRTHLILHVARTHGYSKVMTGDSCTRLAVKLMTSLALGRGAFLAWDTGFSDERHGDVVVVRPMREHTLKEVAFYNRLFAVPSVFTPAVDTKAPEKASIHRLMEAFILRLQAQFPSTVSTVYRTSEKLVKAPRDGCAAGAPGPRCLLCMCVLDVDAADSATAFGAQTQPPVAEAEAPTASCCHSGMGRAQHCCRMEDDPRACVMEQLCYGCRVNMKDLPSLDPLPPYILAEAQLRSQRAEAEQEIQERLLEAEDGARPGATLAEQAHEDGARPGATSAEQEGADGL